In one Methanobrevibacter arboriphilus genomic region, the following are encoded:
- the tgt gene encoding tRNA guanosine(34) transglycosylase Tgt: MNQNQFNFEINAKIPGALGRAGVIHTPHGDIQTPAFVVVGTYSKVRFLPPYQFNNIGAQAMISNGFHLSKISKDIEQYGGLSKYSEYNCPTITDSGGFQIMSFGSGLGKVISMDKRNIAREQFKAENKNRLARVTDEGVYFKTNETAAEKLFTPEYSMEFQHKVGADIIMAFDELTNIGDSREYNEKALNRTYEWGVRCLLKHQKLTGEHAGKPYQALFGVLQGAHYQDLREKAARDLGALDFDGYGLGGAFEKEHLSDILFWCNRILPESKPRHLLGLSKPDDIFVGVENGCDTFDCVAPTREARHGKVYTLDGDINLRNAKFRGDSSTLFEGCQCPTCKSSYTRGEIRKLLKNEGGLKTSEQIMADKKLAMELITTHNVYFIIRLTHQIRQSIFKKNFFDFRDEWLKRYYE; this comes from the coding sequence ATGAATCAGAATCAGTTTAATTTTGAAATTAATGCTAAAATTCCAGGTGCATTAGGTAGAGCAGGTGTTATTCATACTCCTCATGGTGATATCCAAACACCTGCTTTTGTTGTTGTTGGCACATATTCTAAAGTTAGGTTCTTACCACCATATCAATTTAATAATATTGGTGCTCAAGCAATGATTAGCAATGGGTTTCACTTATCAAAAATCTCTAAAGACATTGAACAATATGGAGGATTGTCTAAATATTCAGAGTATAATTGTCCTACTATTACTGATAGTGGTGGATTCCAAATTATGTCATTTGGTAGTGGACTAGGTAAGGTTATCTCAATGGACAAGCGAAACATTGCTCGTGAACAATTTAAAGCAGAAAATAAAAATCGTTTGGCAAGAGTAACAGATGAGGGAGTATATTTCAAGACAAATGAAACCGCAGCTGAAAAGCTTTTCACCCCTGAATATTCAATGGAATTTCAACATAAAGTCGGCGCTGATATTATTATGGCATTCGATGAATTGACGAACATTGGTGATAGTAGAGAATATAATGAAAAAGCACTTAACCGTACCTATGAATGGGGAGTTCGGTGTTTACTTAAGCATCAAAAATTGACTGGTGAACATGCTGGAAAACCTTATCAGGCCCTTTTTGGTGTCCTTCAAGGAGCACATTATCAAGATTTACGAGAAAAAGCTGCTCGTGACTTAGGAGCATTAGATTTTGATGGATATGGTTTGGGAGGTGCCTTTGAAAAGGAACACCTATCCGATATTTTGTTTTGGTGTAATAGGATTTTACCAGAATCAAAACCACGCCATCTTTTGGGTCTTTCAAAACCAGATGATATTTTTGTGGGAGTGGAAAATGGATGTGACACATTTGATTGTGTGGCACCGACTCGTGAGGCACGGCATGGTAAAGTTTATACTCTTGATGGAGATATTAATCTCAGAAATGCAAAATTTAGAGGTGATTCTTCTACTTTGTTTGAGGGTTGTCAGTGCCCAACTTGCAAATCTTCTTACACAAGGGGAGAAATTCGTAAATTATTAAAAAATGAAGGTGGTTTAAAAACTTCAGAACAGATTATGGCAGATAAAAAACTTGCTATGGAGCTCATAACCACTCATAATGTCTATTTCATCATCAGACTCACCCATCAAATCCGTCAATCTATATTTAAGAAAAACTTTTTTGATTTTCGTGACGAGTGGTTAAAAAGGTATTATGAATAG